Below is a window of Candidatus Endomicrobium procryptotermitis DNA.
GGACTTTGGCTTAATCCAAAATGGCGGCTGGACTATAATATAAGAATAACTTCGAGAATTGATAAGATATATTCGAGAATGAACGAGCACGAATTCAAAATATATAGAGATATGCATTGTTATAATTTTGGGCTTACGTGGAAAATAAGAGGAATATATCATGAAGTTTTTTTCAAATTTGATTTAAAAACGAATATGCCTTTTTCAAGAACATCAGATGTACGGAGACAGGTCGACGCAAATGAAAGCGCTGAAATCTTTTATCCTTGGCGTTAATTAAAAAGTTTATGCCATAATATAAAATAATCGGAGAAATAAATGGAACTATTAGTAACTGGAGGAGCGGGATTTATAGGGTCTAATTTTATAAGGTATATTTTAAATAAGTATCCAAAATATAAAATCATTAATTATGATAAGCTTACCTATGCCGGCAATTTGGATAATTTGAGAGATGTTGAAAAAGACCGTCGTTATAAATTTGTTAAAGGCGATATATGCGATTTCAATCTTGTAAACAAATATATTAAAAATGCCTCTGCTGTTATTAATTTTGCAGCGGAAACGCATGTTGACCGCTCGATTTTAAGCGCCGATGAGTTCATAAAAACTGCGGTTAATGGAACGTTCTCTCTTTTGGAATCCTCAAGAGCAAATAAAATAAAGAAGTTTATTCATATTTCTACCGATGAGGTGTATGGAAGCATTTTGAAAGGCTCTTTTACGGAAGAATCTCCACTGTGTCCCAACAGTCCGTACTCTGCTGCAAAAGCGTCTTCAGATATGTTGGTGCGTTCTTATTTTGTCACTTATGGACTGCCGGCAATTATTACAAGGTGTTCAAATAATTACGGGCCTTATCAGTACCCTGAAAAAGTTATTCCTCTATTTGTCACAAACGCCATCGATAATAAAGAGCTTCCTTTATACGGAGACGGTAAAAATGTAAGAGACTGGCTTTACGTTTTAGATCATTGCAGGGCAATAGACATAATTCTTCACAAAGGCAAAGATGGTGAGGTTTACAATATAGGCGGTGGCGCTGAGATGAGAAATATAGATCTTACAAAAAAAGTTCTTAAAATCATGCGCAAACCTTTATCCCTGATAAAAAAAGTTTCCGACAGAGCTGGGCATGACAGAAGGTATTCCATAGACTGTTCCAAGCTTGAAAAGCTAGGATACAAACCTGCATATACATTTGAAAAAGCTCTGGCAGAAACAATAAACTGGTACATGGAAAACACATGGCTTTGGCGTAAACTCAAAGATAAAGATTATAAAAAATATTATTTGAAACAATATAAATTAAGATATATCAGACCGGAACAAATCTGAAAGTTTGATTTGGAAATGATTAAAAAATTCTCAAAAACGATTATTGTTGACGGGAAAATATTTATGGCATACGCAATATGCGTGAAAAAGGATTTGAATGTCACACCGCAGGAAAACACCCTTTCTTAAAAAGATTTGAATATTTTAAATAAATAATATAAAATCTTGTAAACTAATCATTTTAAATAGTATATAACATGATTGATTATAAATTTTTTAAAAAGAATAAAGGGCAAGCTCTGGTAGAAGCTGCTTTAACAGCTCCGTTGATAGTTTTTTTTCTTTTCACGATTGTATGGTTTGGGCAGATAATGTTGACATGGCAACAACTTGTCAGCGCGGCTAGGTACGGCACAGACTTAATTGCCTATACTCCTTATAGTAAAGAAGAAATCAAAAAGGATATAGTCAATTATCTTTGTCACGGAAATAATATAGGCAGAATACTGTCGAGAGATCCAGATGATTTGGATGTAAAAGTCGAAATAAATGATTTAGAACGCCCGATAGATTTCACATTATCTATCGATAATATAGGTGCATTTAATCCTATAAATATTTTAGAGATGGTAATGGATTCTAATCCTATAGTTCCCGCAATGTCTTATGTAGAAATTAAATACAGGCATAAAATTCCATTTATTCTGAGATTTTATAGAGAAGAAATATATATAAAAACGCGTCTTGAAGTTTTGGCCGATTCAGGCGCCCCGAAAAGCAACAGGAGAAGAAGATAAAAAATCCGTTTGATTTACAATTAGGCGGTTAGACTCGAATAATATTAAAAGACTTGCACAATGCAATATGATCTAAACAGGGAGGTTAAAATGTTCAGATTTCTCAGAAGCAGAAGAGGGCAGGGTATGGTCGAATACATACTTATAGTGGCCGTGGTTGTCGGAATTGTTTTTGTAGCTTATAAAGCTATGGGTGGAAATGTAAAAACACAGTTTACAAACGCTTCAAATAAAATTGCTACTGC
It encodes the following:
- the rfbB gene encoding dTDP-glucose 4,6-dehydratase; this translates as MELLVTGGAGFIGSNFIRYILNKYPKYKIINYDKLTYAGNLDNLRDVEKDRRYKFVKGDICDFNLVNKYIKNASAVINFAAETHVDRSILSADEFIKTAVNGTFSLLESSRANKIKKFIHISTDEVYGSILKGSFTEESPLCPNSPYSAAKASSDMLVRSYFVTYGLPAIITRCSNNYGPYQYPEKVIPLFVTNAIDNKELPLYGDGKNVRDWLYVLDHCRAIDIILHKGKDGEVYNIGGGAEMRNIDLTKKVLKIMRKPLSLIKKVSDRAGHDRRYSIDCSKLEKLGYKPAYTFEKALAETINWYMENTWLWRKLKDKDYKKYYLKQYKLRYIRPEQI
- a CDS encoding pilus assembly protein; this translates as MIDYKFFKKNKGQALVEAALTAPLIVFFLFTIVWFGQIMLTWQQLVSAARYGTDLIAYTPYSKEEIKKDIVNYLCHGNNIGRILSRDPDDLDVKVEINDLERPIDFTLSIDNIGAFNPINILEMVMDSNPIVPAMSYVEIKYRHKIPFILRFYREEIYIKTRLEVLADSGAPKSNRRRR
- a CDS encoding class III signal peptide-containing protein, producing the protein MFRFLRSRRGQGMVEYILIVAVVVGIVFVAYKAMGGNVKTQFTNASNKIATAHVPD